One Thioclava sp. ES.031 genomic window, GCGCGGCATCCGGCCAGACCCCATTCCGGCCGCAGCTCGGACCAGTCCTTGCCGCGCCGAGGCAAATCAGCCTCGAAAGCCGCGCGGGGCAGGGCCTGCGCCCGTGCCGTCCGCGCGATTTCGCCCGCCTTCGCGAGCGCCGCCTGCAGCCGCACCAGATGCGCCTGCGGCACCGCGCCGAGCCCTTCGTCGAACAGGTGCAGCGCGTCGCTGACCGTGTCATGCAGCCCCGCGAGGAAGCGCGTCTCAGGTGGGATCGCGATACCGTTCCGCGACAGCCCCTTGCGCACCACCGGATCATTGAGCAGCTCAGCCAGAAGCCGCGCGTTCACATCGCCCGCATGACCACCGCAAGCCCCGCATTGCAGGGCGCTTGCATGCGGCGCGTTTGTGACATGCGCCCCATGCCCCGCGATCAGCACCACTGGCGCGAAATCGGAGGTAAGCGACATTGCCCGCAACACCCGGCCCGCGAGTGCGATCCGCTCGTCCGAGGGCAGGTCGAGTGCGGGCACGGGTTCAGGGGACGGGGCGTCGTCCTGCGCCATCGCCGACCCGAATAGCTTGCCCAGATAGAGTGGTCCGGCCGCCTCCACGAAGGCGAAGGACGAAACCGCGGCCAGTTTGAACCGGCCCCAGGCGCGGGTCGCGCGCCGGGTGATCCGTTCCGCCTGATCGGCCTTGCCGCCCACCGCGACCTGCGAGTTGAGCGCCGCCTCCAGCAGCACCGGCGCCCGCGCCTCGCGCTGATCCGAGGCGAGCCCGAGATGCGCGATCGGCAGGCCGAAGAACCCCGCGAAGCCACGCGTCTGCACCCCGGGATCAGCGGATTCCAGCGCCCGCCGGAACGGTTCGGAGCGCACATCGATACAGAAGATCGCCTGAATGTCCGGCGGCGGCGCGCCGGCCCTGCCTCCCGAGGTGGCGAGCTTTTCGGCCAGCGCCCGCTCCTCGGCCTGATCGGCAGCCTCCTGCAGGGCCAGATCGATGCGTAGATCGAGGCTCGGCTCCAGCGGCGCGGCATGAGCTTTCAGCGCCTGCGTCCAGGGCATGGCGAGTTGGTCGGCGAAGCAGTCGAGCAGCGCCACCTCCCAAGCGAGCCGGATCACTAACATCTCGAACCCCAGCGCGTTGCGTTCGCCCTTCAGCCCATCGGCCCAGCCGAGCCCGCGCACATATTGTGCCCAACCGCCAAGGCTCATCGCGAGCCGGTGCAGATAGAGCGGCGCGGCCTCCGCGCTCAGATCAAGCCGTCCTGTCAGTTCCGCGAAGGCTGCACGTGGATCCGTGGGCAGGCTCGCTACGAAGGCGCAGAAGCCGCGCAGTCCGTGTAAGCCCGGCGTCAGGTCGCGTAGCGCGAAAGCCCGCCACGCTTTGAAGGCCGATCCGCCCGGTGCGGGCCAGAGCGCTTGCCCCTTGTCGAAATGCCCGCCAGCCCACAGACCGACCCGGTCCGCGATCAGAGCGGGCCAATCCTGCCCGGTTTTCCGCGCCGCCAGATCGGCCAGCGTTGGATCGGGGCAAAAGGCGGGCGAAGGGGCATGAAGCGCCTTTTGCACCTGATCGGGATCGAGCCCGGCCTCGAAAGCGGCGGCGGCGATGTCCTGCTCCGTCACGCGCCCGGCCTCGAGCCACGCGGCGATCACCTCGCGCGGGGCGGTGATCCGCGCGCCCGCCACCCGCGCCAGCCGGCTCGCGGCCTGAAGGCGGCTCTCTCCGGCCTGACCGAGGTAGGGGTTTACCGCGACCGTCGCCTCCAGACCGAAGGCGGGCGGGATCTGTGCCAACGCATCTTCGGCGGCGGCAAAGAGTTGCAGTGTGGCGCCGGGAAACTGATAGCTGTGGAAACTCATTGCCTTAACCTTTCTTGAGGGGCGTCTGCCCGATCAACCGATCGGAGAGCGCGTTGAGATAGAGACCGTTCATCAGATGGACCCGCAGCCCCGCCGCAGCCGGATGGCTGCCCCAGAGCGTGAAGGTCGCCTGCGCCCAGGCTGCGAGACCGAAGCCCACGACGGTCAGGAGCATCACGAGCCAGATCAGCGGATCGGCGACGGGCGGCGGCGGCAGGGTGCCCGCCGAGAGCGCATTCGCCCCCCAATGCAGCGCGAAATAGCCAAGGGTCGCGCCCAGAGACATCAGCGTCGTGCGCCAGAACAGAGGCCAGGGTGCGGCCTCCGCCAGCCCCTGCGCGATCAGGTAGGCCACACCGAAGACGAGGATGGCACCGAGCGCGATCGCCTGTGGCGGCTCGTGCCAGAGCCCGGAGAGCGCGAGCGCCCCTCCATAGATCGCAAGCGAGAGCGCGAAAGCACGCAGCACCGCCCCGGCGCCCGGCACAGCGACAGGGCCGGGCCGGCGCTGCTGCGCCACTGCGGCGACCGCGCTGCCGGAGGACAGGAAGGCATGCGCCTTGTAGAGCGAATGCGCCACGATATGCAGCAGCGCCAGCGGGAATAGCGCCAGCCCGCATTGCAGCACCATGAAGCTCATCTGCGCACAGGTGGACCAGGCAAGCGAGGTCTTCACCGCCGATTGCGTCGTCGCCACCGCTGCCGCGATGAGTGCGCTGAGCCCGCCGATCAGCGCCAGCGCCGCCAGGACCCCGGGCGCTGCGAGCATCACGTCCGCGAAGCGGATCAGCAGGAAGCCTCCGGCATTGACCACGCCCGCATGCATCAGTGCCGAGACCGGGGTCGGGGCCTCCATCACCTCGGTCAGCCAGCCATGGGTCGGAATCAGCGCGGATTTGAACACCGCAGCGACGGCCAGAAGCCCGGCCACGATCCAGAGCGAGGACGGCCCGTTTCCGGCGCGCACGGCCTCGGCGATACGCGCGATGTCGGTGGTGCCGAAACCATACGCGAGCAGGCTCACCGCGATCAGAAGCGCGCCGCTTGCGATCAGCCCGCTAAGGGATTTCTTGCGTGCCGCCCGCTGCGCGCCGGGACGCTTGGGGTAGAAGAGCAGGAGTCGCTGCAGGCCCGAGCCGACTGCGACCCAGGCGACCATCAGTTGGAACAGGTTGCCCGCCACCACCAGAGCCAGAACGCAGGCGAGTGTCAGGCTCATCCAGCCCATGAACCAGCTTTGCCGCGCCTCGCCATCGAGGGCGACCCGCGAGAAGCGCAGCGTCACCCAGCCGACGAAGCCGACCGTCAGCGCCAGCGAGATGCTGATGATATCGCTGCGCGCCGACAGCCCGATGCCCGCCGCGCCAAGGAGCGGGCTCGTCTGAGGCCCTGACAGCGCAAGCGTCACCGCCGCGATGAGTGTAGCGAGCAGCCCCAGCACCGCGGCCAGTTCCGGCCCACGCAGGCGCGCCCCGGCCCGTGTCGCAGGTCGAAGAAGCAGATTTGTCCCGACCGCGATCAAAAGCGCCGAGGGCAGCAGTAGAAGATAAGACATGGCAACCTCCATTCCGTTCCGGGGAGAGGTAGCGGTGGTTCATCTTGAATAAAAATTCATTGTTTGCCTCATATCGTTCTGTTTAATGGAACGATGTCGGAGCTGAACTATCATCATCTGCGCTATTTCCACGAGGTCGCGAAGGACGGAAACCTGACGCGCACGGCGGATCGTTTGAACGTTTCGCAATCGGCGCTCTCGACGCAGATCCGCACATTAGAGGCGCGGATCGGGCACCAGCTGTTCGAGCGCCGCGGTCGCCAATTGGTTTTGACTGAGGTGGGTCATATCACGCTCGACTATTCGGAGCGGATTTTCGAGGCGGGCGAAGAACTTGAAGCCACGTTGCGGCAAGCTTCGGCGGGGCGTCAAGCGGTGCGCATCGGGGCGCTCTCGACGCTTTCGCGGAACTTCCAGATCGGGTTTCTCGCACCGATCATCGGGCGTCAGGATGTCGAGATCGTGCTTCGCTCAGGCAGCGCGAACGTGCTGTTCGAGGCGCTGCAGGCGATGGCGCTCGACGTGGTTCTGACGACCGAGCCGCCCGCCCGTGACGTGTTCTCGAGCTTCATCGCGCATCGCGTCGC contains:
- a CDS encoding YbcC family protein, which translates into the protein MSFHSYQFPGATLQLFAAAEDALAQIPPAFGLEATVAVNPYLGQAGESRLQAASRLARVAGARITAPREVIAAWLEAGRVTEQDIAAAAFEAGLDPDQVQKALHAPSPAFCPDPTLADLAARKTGQDWPALIADRVGLWAGGHFDKGQALWPAPGGSAFKAWRAFALRDLTPGLHGLRGFCAFVASLPTDPRAAFAELTGRLDLSAEAAPLYLHRLAMSLGGWAQYVRGLGWADGLKGERNALGFEMLVIRLAWEVALLDCFADQLAMPWTQALKAHAAPLEPSLDLRIDLALQEAADQAEERALAEKLATSGGRAGAPPPDIQAIFCIDVRSEPFRRALESADPGVQTRGFAGFFGLPIAHLGLASDQREARAPVLLEAALNSQVAVGGKADQAERITRRATRAWGRFKLAAVSSFAFVEAAGPLYLGKLFGSAMAQDDAPSPEPVPALDLPSDERIALAGRVLRAMSLTSDFAPVVLIAGHGAHVTNAPHASALQCGACGGHAGDVNARLLAELLNDPVVRKGLSRNGIAIPPETRFLAGLHDTVSDALHLFDEGLGAVPQAHLVRLQAALAKAGEIARTARAQALPRAAFEADLPRRGKDWSELRPEWGLAGCRAFIVAPRARSLGCDLGGRAFLHDYHWRQDDGFATLELILTAPAVVTSWIALQYHGSATAPEVFGAGNKLLHNVVGGIGVFEGNGGDLRVGLPMQSLHDGEQLRHDPLRLSVVVAAPKEAISGVLERHPQLKTLFDNGWLSLQAMDDAGRICARYEQGAWIARDQPPAIRAA
- a CDS encoding proton-conducting transporter membrane subunit translates to MSYLLLLPSALLIAVGTNLLLRPATRAGARLRGPELAAVLGLLATLIAAVTLALSGPQTSPLLGAAGIGLSARSDIISISLALTVGFVGWVTLRFSRVALDGEARQSWFMGWMSLTLACVLALVVAGNLFQLMVAWVAVGSGLQRLLLFYPKRPGAQRAARKKSLSGLIASGALLIAVSLLAYGFGTTDIARIAEAVRAGNGPSSLWIVAGLLAVAAVFKSALIPTHGWLTEVMEAPTPVSALMHAGVVNAGGFLLIRFADVMLAAPGVLAALALIGGLSALIAAAVATTQSAVKTSLAWSTCAQMSFMVLQCGLALFPLALLHIVAHSLYKAHAFLSSGSAVAAVAQQRRPGPVAVPGAGAVLRAFALSLAIYGGALALSGLWHEPPQAIALGAILVFGVAYLIAQGLAEAAPWPLFWRTTLMSLGATLGYFALHWGANALSAGTLPPPPVADPLIWLVMLLTVVGFGLAAWAQATFTLWGSHPAAAGLRVHLMNGLYLNALSDRLIGQTPLKKG
- a CDS encoding LysR family transcriptional regulator — protein: MSELNYHHLRYFHEVAKDGNLTRTADRLNVSQSALSTQIRTLEARIGHQLFERRGRQLVLTEVGHITLDYSERIFEAGEELEATLRQASAGRQAVRIGALSTLSRNFQIGFLAPIIGRQDVEIVLRSGSANVLFEALQAMALDVVLTTEPPARDVFSSFIAHRVAEQKVLLHGTPHRLRHATLEEMLREEPVILPTDSSIRTGFDSLITRLGLRPQVAAEVDDMAMIRLLAREDAGLAITPAVVLADELREGLLVTAPFDLDIGEDFYAVTLQRRFPNPVVAELLEKAREPEAAKAD